A genomic window from Thermoanaerobacterales bacterium includes:
- a CDS encoding FAD-dependent oxidoreductase: MDEQLAVIIKTAEGGVTGVTHGKTGAVLVVGAGVAGLQAALDLARAGFKVYLAEAGPAAGGRMPALGRVFPTNECSLCTLSPYLAAVARHPSVNTLTQARLIDLQGEAGQFRATLAVTPRGVDPARCKACGACAAVCPVSVPDQFNAGLSSRKAIYQPYPQAYPAAFVIDRAACTDCGRCAEACTAHAIDLERDEEERVTLDVGAVILSPGLAPFAPVALNYLGYGRYRNIITSVAFERILSAGGPSGGRLVRPSDGRAPERIAWLQCIGSRNPAIGRGYCSAVCCMAAVKAAVSAKEQASVPLETVIFFRDLRTYGKGHERYLARARSEGVQFVRAGVGGLHEQSDGSLLIRYAMEDGTVRRERFDLVVLSVGQEAAGGHRELAGAARIAADEFGFCLTTDIAGNCTSRPGVFAAGSFTGPRDIPDSVTGGSAAAAQAMALLAGNRGTLVERPVVPPERDRSEQEPRIGVVVCRCGTNIAGTVDVARVARAARELPGVVWVREEKHACAADGQAALRRAIARQGLNRVVIAACSPRTHGLLFGNVVREAGLNRYLVEMANIRDHCAWVHGDAPEAATAKACALVRGAVAKARVLEPVADVSVRLTPAALVVGAGIAGLEASFGLAEQGFEVHLVERASTLGGRARTLRYEPEGRDVRGYVAGLVSRVMEHPLVHVHLERTVSRVHGHVGRFVSVLDDGREITHGVVVLATGAVDGTTGEYLYGRHPSVYTQGAYETALSASENLKTVVFIQCVGSRREGERRPYCSRMCCGRTLALALATLERHPGARVYVLYRDLMAYGRMEEVYREARRRGVVFVRYGPDSPPAAAAAGEGVAVEVCDVVLGARLDITADALVLATGLEPAPGNREVARLFKVPVDEYGFFLEAQPMLRPVDFAAEGVFLCGDAQAPKALHESAAQGRAAAARAGALLGAGTLEARGVYAVVNPQACAACLNCIRVCPYNVPVLDGHTARIEPVACQGCGICVAGCPNQAISLTGYNSRQLTALVGALFADPKDGGET; this comes from the coding sequence TTGGATGAGCAACTAGCGGTTATAATTAAGACGGCTGAAGGGGGTGTTACGGGAGTGACTCACGGGAAGACCGGGGCGGTCCTGGTGGTCGGCGCCGGGGTGGCGGGGCTGCAGGCGGCGCTTGACCTGGCGCGGGCGGGCTTCAAGGTGTATCTGGCCGAGGCCGGGCCGGCGGCCGGTGGGCGGATGCCCGCCCTGGGCCGGGTCTTCCCGACGAACGAATGCTCCCTCTGCACCCTGTCGCCGTACCTGGCCGCCGTCGCCCGCCACCCCAGTGTAAATACACTGACCCAGGCGCGGCTGATCGACCTCCAGGGTGAGGCGGGGCAGTTCCGGGCGACCCTGGCCGTGACGCCGCGGGGCGTGGATCCGGCGCGATGCAAGGCCTGCGGGGCCTGTGCCGCCGTCTGCCCGGTCTCTGTTCCGGACCAGTTCAATGCCGGTCTGTCTTCACGGAAGGCTATTTACCAACCCTATCCTCAGGCGTACCCGGCTGCCTTCGTCATCGACCGGGCGGCATGCACCGACTGCGGCCGCTGCGCCGAGGCCTGCACCGCGCATGCTATCGACCTTGAGCGCGATGAAGAGGAGCGGGTAACGCTGGATGTCGGCGCGGTCATCCTCAGCCCGGGGCTGGCCCCCTTTGCCCCTGTTGCGTTGAATTACCTGGGTTACGGCCGTTACCGGAACATCATTACCAGTGTGGCTTTTGAGCGCATCCTCTCGGCGGGCGGTCCATCGGGGGGACGGCTGGTACGTCCTTCGGACGGGCGGGCTCCGGAGCGGATCGCCTGGCTGCAGTGTATCGGTTCGCGGAACCCGGCCATCGGGCGCGGCTACTGTTCGGCGGTCTGCTGCATGGCGGCCGTAAAGGCCGCCGTGTCGGCGAAAGAGCAGGCTTCAGTGCCCCTGGAGACGGTGATCTTCTTCCGCGACCTGCGCACGTACGGGAAGGGCCACGAACGTTATCTGGCGAGGGCCCGGTCCGAGGGCGTACAATTCGTGCGCGCCGGCGTGGGGGGACTGCACGAGCAGAGTGACGGCAGCCTTCTGATCCGCTACGCTATGGAAGACGGAACGGTCCGGCGGGAGCGTTTCGATCTGGTCGTCCTTTCGGTGGGTCAGGAGGCCGCGGGCGGGCACCGGGAACTCGCCGGCGCGGCCCGCATCGCTGCGGATGAATTCGGCTTTTGCCTTACTACGGACATCGCCGGCAACTGCACCTCGCGCCCCGGGGTCTTCGCCGCGGGTTCCTTCACCGGGCCGCGCGATATCCCGGACTCTGTGACCGGGGGGAGTGCCGCGGCGGCCCAGGCTATGGCGCTCCTGGCCGGAAATCGCGGGACACTGGTGGAAAGGCCGGTGGTACCGCCGGAGCGCGACCGGTCGGAACAGGAGCCGCGGATCGGCGTGGTTGTCTGCCGGTGCGGCACGAACATCGCCGGAACGGTTGATGTGGCGCGCGTGGCGCGCGCGGCGCGTGAGTTGCCGGGCGTGGTCTGGGTGCGTGAGGAGAAACACGCGTGCGCGGCCGACGGTCAGGCCGCCCTGCGGCGGGCCATTGCACGGCAGGGGCTTAACCGCGTGGTCATCGCCGCCTGCAGCCCGCGCACACACGGGTTGCTCTTCGGGAACGTGGTCCGGGAGGCCGGGCTGAACCGCTATCTGGTCGAGATGGCCAATATCCGCGACCATTGCGCCTGGGTGCACGGCGACGCCCCGGAGGCGGCGACGGCCAAGGCCTGTGCCCTGGTACGGGGCGCGGTGGCGAAGGCCCGGGTGCTCGAACCGGTGGCCGACGTCAGCGTCCGGCTGACCCCGGCGGCGCTCGTGGTGGGCGCCGGGATCGCCGGACTGGAGGCTTCTTTCGGCCTGGCCGAACAGGGTTTTGAGGTCCACCTCGTCGAGCGTGCATCCACTCTCGGCGGACGGGCCCGAACCCTACGGTATGAGCCGGAGGGGCGGGACGTACGGGGCTATGTCGCCGGTCTGGTGTCACGCGTTATGGAACACCCGCTGGTCCACGTGCACCTGGAGCGGACCGTATCCCGGGTGCACGGCCATGTCGGGCGCTTTGTGAGTGTTCTTGACGACGGCCGGGAAATAACGCACGGCGTGGTCGTGCTGGCCACAGGGGCGGTGGATGGGACCACCGGGGAATACCTGTATGGACGACACCCGTCGGTGTACACACAGGGAGCCTATGAGACCGCGCTGAGCGCGTCAGAAAACCTGAAGACGGTGGTGTTTATCCAGTGCGTAGGGTCGCGCCGGGAAGGAGAGCGGCGACCTTATTGCAGCCGGATGTGCTGCGGACGCACCCTGGCCCTGGCGCTGGCCACGCTGGAGCGGCACCCCGGCGCACGGGTGTATGTCCTTTACCGGGACCTTATGGCTTACGGGCGGATGGAAGAGGTCTACCGCGAGGCGCGGCGGCGGGGCGTGGTCTTTGTACGGTATGGCCCCGACAGCCCGCCTGCGGCCGCTGCGGCCGGCGAAGGGGTGGCGGTTGAGGTTTGTGACGTGGTGCTCGGGGCAAGGCTGGATATCACGGCCGACGCGCTGGTCCTGGCGACGGGACTGGAACCGGCGCCGGGGAACAGGGAAGTGGCGCGGCTCTTCAAAGTGCCTGTAGACGAGTACGGTTTCTTCCTGGAAGCGCAGCCCATGCTCCGCCCCGTAGATTTCGCCGCAGAGGGCGTGTTCCTCTGCGGCGACGCCCAGGCGCCGAAGGCGCTGCACGAAAGCGCCGCCCAGGGACGTGCGGCGGCGGCCCGCGCCGGGGCGCTCCTGGGGGCGGGGACTCTGGAAGCCCGGGGTGTATACGCCGTCGTAAATCCGCAGGCCTGCGCGGCCTGCCTGAACTGTATCCGGGTTTGTCCCTACAACGTACCCGTACTGGATGGACATACGGCGCGGATCGAACCGGTGGCCTGCCAGGGCTGCGGGATCTGCGTCGCCGGGTGTCCGAACCAGGCGATCAGCCTGACGGGATACAACAGCAGGCAGCTGACGGCGCTGGTGGGCGCCCTGTTCGCGGACCCGAAGGACGGTGGGGAAACGTGA
- a CDS encoding hydrogenase iron-sulfur subunit — MSAEVRIVAFCCVNCAYSAADLAGAMRLAYDPAVKVVALPCTGAVEAGVLLKAFEQGADGVMVAGCLEGECHYRTGNLHARERVSDLKRRLEEIGIEPERLEMFNLSAAMGTRFAEIADEFATRIRALGISPLRRGDGGYDRC, encoded by the coding sequence GTGAGCGCGGAGGTGCGGATTGTGGCCTTCTGCTGCGTCAACTGCGCCTATTCGGCGGCCGACCTGGCCGGCGCGATGCGGCTGGCCTACGATCCGGCGGTGAAGGTCGTCGCCCTTCCCTGCACGGGCGCCGTCGAAGCCGGCGTGCTTCTCAAGGCCTTCGAACAGGGCGCGGACGGGGTGATGGTTGCCGGCTGCCTCGAGGGCGAATGCCACTACCGGACGGGCAACCTGCACGCCCGGGAGCGGGTGTCGGACTTAAAACGGCGCCTTGAAGAGATCGGCATCGAACCCGAACGGCTGGAGATGTTTAACCTGTCGGCGGCCATGGGAACGCGCTTCGCCGAGATCGCCGATGAGTTCGCAACCCGCATCAGGGCCTTGGGGATTTCGCCGCTGAGGAGGGGGGACGGGGGATATGATCGTTGTTGA
- a CDS encoding methylenetetrahydrofolate reductase C-terminal domain-containing protein, with product MIVVEAKPFAEIARLVSPYRNLLLVGCGACATVCFAGGQTQAESLGLALRLQRRVSGGTLRTASVTVTRQCDPAFLAPLGEAVAQAGAVVSLGCGVGVQQLADEFPEAWVIPAMNTRFAAGLTADGTWEERCALCGECILDLTAGICPLARCAKGLLNGPCGGTREDGKCEADAGRPCAWLMIYERLAARGRLDLMAVCREPKDWRGGRMGGRRRDGK from the coding sequence ATGATCGTTGTTGAAGCCAAGCCGTTTGCGGAGATTGCACGGTTGGTCTCACCTTACCGAAACCTCCTCCTCGTCGGCTGCGGCGCGTGTGCTACAGTGTGCTTCGCCGGCGGCCAGACGCAGGCGGAGTCGCTGGGCCTGGCGTTACGGCTGCAGCGCCGGGTGTCCGGGGGCACCCTCCGGACGGCGTCGGTTACCGTTACCAGGCAGTGCGACCCGGCCTTCCTCGCGCCCCTGGGAGAGGCGGTCGCCCAGGCCGGGGCCGTCGTTTCGCTGGGCTGCGGCGTGGGCGTGCAGCAGTTGGCCGATGAATTCCCTGAGGCCTGGGTTATCCCGGCGATGAACACCCGGTTCGCCGCGGGTCTAACGGCGGACGGGACGTGGGAGGAGCGTTGCGCCCTCTGCGGGGAGTGTATTCTGGACCTTACGGCGGGGATCTGTCCGCTGGCCCGTTGCGCCAAAGGGCTGTTGAACGGTCCCTGCGGGGGAACGCGCGAGGACGGAAAATGCGAGGCGGATGCCGGGCGGCCGTGTGCGTGGCTGATGATCTACGAGCGCCTGGCGGCGCGTGGCAGGCTGGACCTGATGGCCGTCTGCCGGGAACCCAAGGATTGGCGGGGCGGCAGGATGGGAGGGCGAAGGCGTGACGGTAAGTAG
- a CDS encoding methylenetetrahydrofolate reductase produces MTVSRLARTLSEARFAVTAEVGPPKHAAARDMREKARLLRGWVDAVNVTDCQSAVVRLSSLAGCLHVQDEGVEAVLQVTCRDKNRIAIQSDLLGAASLGIRNVLCLTGDHQRFGNHPQAKGVFDLDSVQLLGVAKGLTEGRFANGETMKGPAPELLLGAVENPTAGPPELRALRLAKKVEAGVRFVQTQGVFDLERFKQFMALVNARGLTQRAALLAGVIVLKSGRAARFMRENVPGIYIPEGLVERMERAPDPREEGVAIAVETVRTLREIPGVAGVHLMAIGWEEIMPRIVSEAGLR; encoded by the coding sequence GTGACGGTAAGTAGATTGGCCCGGACCTTGTCCGAAGCGCGCTTCGCGGTCACCGCCGAGGTCGGCCCTCCGAAGCATGCCGCGGCCCGGGACATGCGTGAAAAAGCCCGGCTCCTCCGCGGCTGGGTGGACGCCGTCAATGTCACGGACTGCCAGTCTGCCGTGGTGCGCCTCTCCAGTTTGGCGGGCTGCCTTCACGTGCAGGACGAGGGCGTCGAGGCCGTCCTGCAGGTGACCTGCCGGGACAAAAACCGCATCGCTATCCAGAGCGATCTGCTCGGCGCCGCCAGCCTGGGGATCAGGAACGTCCTTTGCCTGACCGGCGACCACCAGCGCTTCGGGAACCACCCGCAGGCCAAGGGGGTCTTTGACCTGGACTCGGTACAGCTCCTGGGGGTGGCGAAGGGCCTGACGGAGGGCCGTTTCGCCAACGGGGAAACAATGAAGGGCCCCGCTCCCGAGCTGTTGCTGGGGGCCGTGGAAAACCCGACCGCCGGGCCGCCGGAGCTGCGGGCGCTGCGGTTGGCGAAGAAGGTCGAGGCGGGGGTCCGCTTTGTCCAGACGCAGGGCGTCTTCGACCTGGAACGCTTCAAACAGTTTATGGCACTGGTAAATGCCCGGGGACTAACGCAGCGCGCGGCGCTCCTGGCCGGGGTGATTGTCTTGAAGTCGGGCCGCGCGGCCCGGTTCATGCGGGAAAACGTCCCCGGAATCTACATCCCCGAGGGTCTTGTCGAGCGCATGGAGAGGGCGCCCGACCCGCGGGAGGAAGGCGTCGCCATCGCCGTGGAGACGGTCCGCACCCTGCGGGAAATCCCCGGGGTGGCCGGCGTGCACCTTATGGCGATCGGTTGGGAGGAGATCATGCCGCGTATCGTTTCCGAGGCCGGTCTCAGGTAA
- the gap gene encoding type I glyceraldehyde-3-phosphate dehydrogenase, whose product MAIKVGINGFGRIGRNFYRLVHNHPDIEVVAVNDLTNAATLAHLLKYDSVHGTFAADVRATDGSFWADDQEVRVLAEADPANIPWRDFGVEYVIESTGRFTKAKDAAKHLEAGAKKVVISAPANGEDVMIIMGVNEERFDPANHRIISSGSCTTNALAPIVKILNDRYGVKHGFMTTAHSYTNDQRLLDLPHRDLRRARAAALSIIPTTTGAAKNVAIAIPELKDKLTGLSFRVPTPDVSIIDFVCDLERSTTKEELNDTLRAAAEDELQGILAYTELPLVSVDFLGNPHSSIVDGLSTMVIDGTFVKVVAWYDNEWGFSNRLVDIILFMHWRETLGDRAEARPAERVRTREQ is encoded by the coding sequence ATGGCCATCAAGGTCGGCATCAACGGCTTCGGCCGCATCGGGCGCAATTTCTACCGCCTTGTCCATAATCACCCGGACATCGAGGTCGTCGCGGTTAACGACCTGACGAACGCCGCCACCCTGGCCCACCTGCTCAAATACGACTCGGTGCATGGCACCTTTGCCGCCGACGTCCGGGCCACCGACGGCAGCTTCTGGGCCGACGACCAGGAGGTGCGGGTGTTGGCCGAGGCCGACCCGGCGAACATCCCCTGGCGTGATTTCGGCGTGGAATACGTCATCGAGAGTACGGGCCGCTTTACCAAGGCGAAAGACGCCGCCAAGCACCTTGAAGCCGGGGCGAAGAAGGTCGTTATCTCCGCCCCCGCCAACGGCGAGGATGTCATGATCATCATGGGGGTTAACGAGGAGCGTTTTGACCCCGCGAACCACCGCATTATTTCTTCCGGCTCCTGCACCACCAACGCCCTGGCCCCGATCGTCAAGATCCTTAACGACCGGTACGGGGTCAAGCACGGCTTCATGACGACCGCCCATTCCTACACGAACGACCAGCGCCTCCTCGACCTGCCCCACCGCGACCTGCGGCGGGCGCGCGCCGCGGCGCTCTCGATCATCCCCACGACCACCGGGGCGGCCAAGAACGTGGCCATCGCTATTCCGGAGCTGAAGGACAAGCTGACCGGCCTCTCCTTCCGGGTGCCGACCCCCGACGTCTCGATCATCGACTTCGTCTGCGACCTGGAGCGCTCCACGACCAAGGAGGAGTTGAACGACACCCTCCGCGCCGCGGCCGAGGATGAACTGCAGGGCATTCTCGCTTACACCGAACTGCCTTTGGTGTCGGTGGACTTCCTGGGCAACCCGCACTCGTCCATCGTCGACGGCCTGTCGACCATGGTCATCGACGGGACCTTCGTCAAGGTCGTCGCCTGGTACGACAACGAGTGGGGCTTTTCGAACCGCCTCGTGGACATTATCCTCTTCATGCACTGGCGCGAGACCCTCGGCGACCGGGCCGAAGCACGGCCGGCCGAACGCGTCCGCACGCGGGAGCAATAA
- a CDS encoding amphi-Trp domain-containing protein — translation MKIQEKCLCTPEQLTRRLQEYLDQIARGRLTVQGKTVRLPDTATLEIELEEEGDGALELELEVKWSFKGGR, via the coding sequence GTGAAAATCCAAGAAAAGTGCCTGTGCACGCCGGAACAACTGACACGCCGGCTCCAGGAGTACCTGGATCAAATCGCGCGCGGCAGACTGACCGTTCAAGGCAAGACCGTCCGTCTGCCCGACACCGCCACGCTTGAAATCGAGCTGGAGGAAGAGGGCGACGGCGCCCTGGAGCTGGAACTCGAGGTTAAGTGGAGCTTCAAAGGAGGACGATAG
- a CDS encoding tRNA 2-thiocytidine biosynthesis TtcA family protein yields the protein MSGNNGSRYMTRVKHAIKDYDMIPPGSHVVAGISGGKDSTVLLWILGQLQKRSHLRFTLEAVHLELGWGEVDTEPLRRLCADLGVPLHIRSYPVAKIISAKPGFNPCALCGKLRHGVLNRTALELGAQCVALGHHLDDVIETFFLNLVFTGQIKTFMPKTHLCRTGLSLIRPLVYLPEKVLVAVGRRQNLPVLDNPCPYNGRTKRDEMREITEWLVARYPDFREMFLRSLHNVRLENLWRQDL from the coding sequence ATGAGTGGTAATAACGGCAGCCGGTACATGACCAGAGTCAAACATGCCATTAAGGACTATGATATGATCCCCCCGGGATCGCACGTTGTCGCCGGGATTTCCGGGGGCAAGGATTCCACAGTCCTCTTATGGATACTGGGCCAGTTGCAGAAGCGCTCCCACCTGCGCTTCACTCTTGAGGCGGTGCACCTTGAACTGGGATGGGGGGAGGTGGACACCGAGCCCCTGCGCCGGCTCTGCGCCGACCTCGGGGTGCCGCTTCACATCCGGTCCTACCCCGTGGCGAAGATTATCTCCGCCAAGCCCGGCTTCAATCCGTGCGCCCTGTGCGGCAAGCTCCGGCACGGCGTGTTAAACCGCACCGCCCTGGAGCTGGGCGCACAATGTGTCGCCCTGGGGCATCACCTTGATGACGTTATTGAAACCTTTTTTCTGAACCTTGTCTTTACCGGGCAGATCAAGACCTTTATGCCCAAAACGCATCTCTGCCGTACCGGTTTGAGCCTGATTCGCCCCCTTGTTTACCTGCCGGAAAAAGTGCTGGTGGCGGTCGGCAGGCGTCAGAATCTGCCGGTGTTGGACAACCCCTGCCCGTACAACGGGCGGACGAAGCGCGACGAGATGCGGGAGATTACGGAGTGGTTGGTGGCGCGCTACCCTGACTTTCGGGAGATGTTCCTGCGGTCGCTGCACAACGTCAGGCTTGAGAACCTCTGGCGGCAGGATCTGTAG
- a CDS encoding CapA family protein: MPRGFMLILGVIVLGTIAAFVAGGTLQVAAPPPPAPGIAAPPAEQRPVEVSLAAVGDFLMHLPVVNSTRDAATGAYDFDSLFTDVHPLLAGADYTAANLETRLAGPGPGYQGYPLFNTPDDLAPAMRRLGIDLATTANNHSMDMGWRGIVATLDCLDRAGVAHVGTYRSAAEREKPFVVEVRGVRLGILNYTATTNGLPLPAEHPYAVANLEEQQVSADLARLRALDPDLIIAFVHWGTEYRRGPDPQQREWADKLARMGVDLIIGQHPHVVQPIERLDLRTADDRARTCFVVYSLGNFISNQRWRYSDSGIILHVRVTRDPARDVAEVTSVSYTPVWVDTFTAAGRRHYRVLPVPKALADYEAGLDGLLTAEDYQRLQEVRRELADLLDRPEWGIAPHETTDPAARGSQA, from the coding sequence ATGCCCAGGGGTTTTATGCTGATCCTTGGCGTCATCGTACTCGGGACCATCGCGGCCTTCGTCGCCGGCGGCACCCTTCAGGTGGCCGCGCCCCCGCCTCCGGCCCCCGGGATTGCAGCCCCGCCGGCAGAGCAACGCCCCGTAGAGGTCAGCCTCGCCGCCGTCGGCGACTTCCTGATGCACCTTCCCGTTGTAAACTCCACCCGGGATGCCGCCACCGGTGCCTATGATTTCGACAGCCTTTTCACCGACGTACACCCGCTCCTTGCCGGCGCCGACTACACCGCGGCGAACCTGGAAACCAGACTGGCCGGACCGGGCCCCGGTTACCAGGGCTACCCCCTTTTCAACACGCCCGACGACCTGGCGCCGGCCATGCGGCGCCTGGGTATCGACCTGGCGACAACGGCCAACAACCACAGCATGGACATGGGCTGGCGGGGGATTGTCGCCACCCTGGACTGCCTTGACCGCGCGGGGGTGGCACACGTCGGAACGTACCGCTCCGCTGCGGAACGGGAGAAGCCTTTCGTCGTCGAGGTGCGGGGCGTTCGCCTGGGCATCCTGAATTACACGGCCACGACCAACGGCCTGCCCCTGCCGGCGGAACATCCCTACGCGGTGGCCAACCTTGAGGAACAACAGGTTTCCGCCGACCTCGCGCGTCTGCGCGCCCTCGACCCCGACCTGATTATAGCCTTTGTCCATTGGGGGACCGAGTACCGGCGCGGCCCCGACCCGCAACAACGGGAGTGGGCGGATAAGCTGGCCCGAATGGGAGTGGACCTGATCATCGGTCAGCATCCCCATGTCGTGCAGCCCATCGAACGCCTCGATCTCCGGACGGCCGACGATCGGGCTCGCACCTGTTTCGTCGTCTATTCGCTGGGCAACTTTATTTCCAACCAGCGCTGGCGCTATTCGGACAGCGGCATTATCCTTCACGTCCGCGTCACCCGCGACCCTGCCCGTGACGTGGCGGAAGTGACATCAGTATCTTATACGCCGGTCTGGGTCGATACCTTTACCGCGGCCGGCCGCCGCCACTACCGTGTCCTGCCCGTGCCCAAGGCGCTCGCCGATTACGAGGCCGGCCTCGACGGCCTCCTGACCGCGGAGGACTATCAGCGCCTCCAGGAGGTCCGACGGGAACTCGCGGACCTCCTGGACCGCCCTGAATGGGGCATTGCGCCGCATGAAACTACAGATCCTGCCGCCAGAGGTTCTCAAGCCTGA
- a CDS encoding acyl-CoA dehydratase activase, with protein MNTHIVAGIDIGSLSAEAVILGGNRVLGYSVINTGADSRRAAEESLALALKRAECSPGDIAFTVATGYGRVNVPFADLQVTEITCHARGAVFLLPGTRTVIDIGGQDSKVIRLDDMGTVVDFAMNDKCAAGTGRFLEVMARALETRVDALSDLAASARRAAPISSMCTVFAESEVVSLVGQGTPREEIVRGLLQSVAERTVNMVHRVGLAREVAMTGGVAKNRGVVRAIAERLGVPVNVPPEPQIVGALGAALIARSRAR; from the coding sequence TTGAATACGCACATTGTTGCGGGGATCGATATCGGGTCTCTTTCCGCCGAGGCTGTCATCCTGGGCGGAAACAGGGTCCTCGGCTATAGCGTTATAAATACCGGTGCTGACAGCAGGCGGGCTGCGGAGGAGTCGCTGGCTCTGGCTCTCAAGCGGGCGGAATGCTCCCCCGGTGACATCGCCTTTACGGTAGCCACAGGCTACGGCAGGGTGAACGTTCCCTTCGCCGATCTGCAGGTCACCGAGATCACCTGCCACGCCCGCGGCGCGGTTTTCCTGCTCCCCGGCACGCGGACGGTGATCGATATCGGAGGGCAGGACTCCAAAGTCATCCGGCTCGATGACATGGGCACGGTGGTTGATTTTGCCATGAACGACAAGTGCGCGGCGGGAACCGGGCGTTTCCTGGAAGTTATGGCCCGCGCCCTGGAAACCAGGGTTGACGCCTTGAGCGACCTGGCCGCATCCGCGCGGCGGGCGGCGCCGATCAGCAGTATGTGTACCGTCTTCGCCGAGTCGGAGGTGGTGTCGCTTGTGGGGCAGGGGACGCCGCGCGAGGAGATCGTGCGGGGGCTTCTGCAGTCGGTGGCCGAACGCACCGTTAACATGGTTCATCGCGTGGGGCTGGCGCGGGAGGTGGCCATGACGGGCGGGGTAGCCAAGAACCGCGGCGTGGTGCGGGCGATCGCCGAACGGCTCGGTGTTCCGGTGAACGTCCCGCCGGAGCCGCAGATCGTCGGCGCTCTGGGTGCGGCGCTGATCGCCCGGTCCCGCGCTAGATAA
- a CDS encoding DUF456 domain-containing protein: protein MDTVGLILAVVLFIAGTAAILFPVLPGHILIAAGMAVYGLFTGFANLTAGFFVGQAVAVALAFLVDYAANVWGVRRYGGSRAALWGSILGTLVGVFLLGPLGIILGPFLGAFGGELLANGNPGQALRVGLGTLVGFLGSTVLKLAIGAAMIIWFFIVI from the coding sequence GTGGATACAGTAGGCCTTATACTGGCCGTTGTGCTTTTCATTGCCGGAACGGCGGCGATCCTTTTCCCGGTCCTGCCCGGCCATATCCTCATAGCGGCCGGGATGGCGGTCTACGGTCTGTTCACCGGTTTTGCCAACCTGACGGCTGGCTTTTTCGTGGGACAGGCCGTGGCCGTTGCGCTCGCCTTCCTCGTGGACTACGCCGCCAACGTCTGGGGAGTGCGGCGCTATGGAGGGTCCAGGGCCGCTCTCTGGGGAAGTATCCTGGGCACGTTGGTCGGCGTGTTTCTTCTCGGGCCGTTGGGGATTATCCTGGGCCCCTTCCTTGGCGCCTTCGGCGGCGAACTCCTGGCCAACGGCAACCCCGGCCAGGCCTTACGGGTGGGTCTTGGCACACTGGTGGGCTTTTTGGGGAGTACCGTTCTGAAACTGGCCATAGGCGCCGCTATGATCATCTGGTTCTTTATCGTTATCTAG
- a CDS encoding DUF503 domain-containing protein — protein MHVGILTLEFHLGEASSLKDKRRLVKSLLSRLRSRFNVSAAEVDALESWQRAVLGVVCVANDAAYLDEVMAAVARYVETDRSLQLQGYSTEII, from the coding sequence ATGCACGTCGGCATCCTGACCCTTGAATTTCATTTGGGCGAGGCGTCCTCTCTCAAAGACAAGCGGCGTTTGGTGAAGAGCCTTCTCAGCCGCCTGCGGTCGCGCTTCAATGTTTCGGCGGCCGAGGTTGACGCCCTGGAAAGCTGGCAACGCGCCGTCCTCGGCGTCGTATGTGTCGCCAACGACGCGGCTTACCTGGACGAGGTGATGGCCGCGGTGGCACGCTACGTGGAAACCGACCGCAGTTTGCAGCTCCAGGGCTACAGCACGGAGATTATCTGA
- a CDS encoding ABC transporter ATP-binding protein: MSLQLTIENLSLTFGGVTALTMVDLDVQQGEILAVIGPNGAGKTSLLNCISGLYRPSEGRIGFEGRDITFLPPHERARLGIARTFQNIELFRHMTVLENLMLGRHIHIRYWLLAGGLYWGPARREEVRHRRRVEEIIDFLEIENVRQKPVGTLAYGLQKRVELGRALALEPRLLLLDEPMAGMNLEEKEDMARFILDIAEEWGTTMILIEHDMGVVMDISDRVAVLDFGRKIAEGTPDDVQQDPVVVRAYLGQQ, from the coding sequence TTGAGCCTGCAGCTCACGATTGAGAACCTTTCTTTAACCTTCGGCGGCGTTACGGCGTTGACCATGGTTGACCTTGACGTGCAACAGGGGGAGATCCTGGCGGTCATCGGCCCCAACGGGGCGGGGAAGACCAGCCTCCTGAACTGCATCAGCGGGCTCTACCGCCCCAGTGAGGGGCGTATAGGCTTCGAAGGCCGCGATATCACTTTCCTGCCCCCGCACGAGCGGGCGCGCCTCGGTATCGCCCGGACCTTCCAGAATATCGAGCTGTTCCGGCACATGACGGTTCTGGAGAACCTGATGCTCGGACGCCACATCCACATCCGCTACTGGCTGCTGGCCGGCGGTCTCTACTGGGGGCCGGCCAGACGGGAGGAGGTCCGGCACCGTCGCCGGGTCGAGGAAATCATAGATTTTCTGGAGATCGAAAACGTGCGGCAGAAACCGGTGGGCACGCTGGCTTACGGCCTGCAGAAACGGGTTGAACTGGGGCGCGCCCTGGCCCTGGAGCCGCGCCTGCTGCTCCTTGACGAGCCGATGGCGGGCATGAACCTTGAGGAGAAGGAAGACATGGCGCGCTTCATCCTGGACATCGCGGAAGAATGGGGAACCACGATGATTCTTATCGAACACGACATGGGCGTCGTGATGGACATCTCGGACCGTGTTGCCGTCCTTGACTTCGGGCGGAAGATCGCCGAGGGCACCCCGGACGACGTACAGCAGGATCCGGTGGTCGTACGCGCCTACCTCGGACAGCAATGA